The genomic window GGGGAAAACGCTATAAATTATTTATTGCGGGTTATCGCTATCAAGCTTGGCTAAAGCAGATGGCCGCTAACCCCGACCAAAGTTTATTTTTGCGAGTGTATCCCAAATGTTTAATGATTCCTCGCAAAGATCCTCAGATTTACTTTCAAGTGGCTGCTTGGGAAGAGGAAAACCCTTGGGAAGAAGACCCAGGAATGTTTAAATTTAGAGGGGTTTGGCAATTTGTTCCTCAAGTCAGAACCCCAGTGATTTCTGTTTATCGTAATCAAAACGCCAACGATCCCAAAGGCAAATTTAAAGCCTCTCATCTTCCTGTATTAATGAGGCGAGAGGATGAAGCTAAACCCTTTCGCTTTAATCCTAAGATAGCTAAAGAAGACTTACCTCCTCGTTGGTTTATTCAAGGCAATTTTAAATTTATACCGTCTCGTAACTGTTGGGGATGGGATAAAGACTTAGAACCCCCAACCACGAAAATCCCACGATACAAAAAACCAGTTAAAGCAACTACTGACGGTAAGTTGCCCCCGAAAAAACCCACTAAAAAAATAGATAAACCCAAAAAGCCTAACACTCACAAGACCCAATCAGATGATTAAAGGGTTTAATCATGGGTTTGCTGTACGATAATTGTTCTCTAACCTTCATTTTATCTATAATAAATTGTCTAATTAAATTTGGAGAAAAGCCCTATATATACACCCCCTTTAGCCCGCTTAATTGAACAACTACAACGGTTACCAGGGGTTGGACCCAAAACAGCCCAACGCCTTGCTTTACATATTCTCAAACGTCCTGATAATGAAATTCAAGCCCTCGCTAAAGCTTTAATTGATGCCAAAAAGCGAGTCGGATTATGTAAAGTTTGTTTTCATTTTTCTGAACAACCCGTTTGTGATATCTGTCGTAACCCTAACCGTGACTCCCAAACCGTGTGTGTGGTAGCAGATTCCCGTGACGTTATTGCCTTGGAAAAGACCAGAGAATATCGAGGAAAATATCATGTGTTAGGGGGTGTTATGTCCCCTATGGATGGGATTGGCCCTGAACAACTCTATATTCAACCGTTAGTCAGACGAGTGACGCAAGAGGGGGTCAAAGAAATTATTTTAGCTATTAGCCCCACAGTAGAAGGAGAAACCACGACGTTATATATAGGTCAACTGCTCAAACCTTTTACCAAAGTGACTCGTATTGCCTTTGGTTTACCGATGGGAGGGGATTTAGAATATGCTGACGAAGTAACCCTAGCCAGAGCGTTAGAAGGAAGACGAGAATTAGAATAACGTGAGTTCGGTGTTAGGAGTTCGGAGTGCGACTATGTCGTGCTACGCAACGGAGTTAGAATTTTTTGAACGAGGGAATCAGGGTTTGAGACTTCTTGTTGGTTGTCAGTTTTCCATAGATTCTCTTCCGTCGAACTCAGGTCATTCAAGGTTATTTACCCAGAGAGGCGTTGTTTCCTTACAACAATCACAAAGAACGAACGGATAATATTTCATTGATATAACTGCGAAGGGTAGAAAGAAGCAAATCGCTGCGTTTTTCCAGTCTAGAAATACTATCTTGACGGATTTTAAGTAATTCTGCCATCCTTTCTTGAGTTAGTTCTCTGGCCTTTCTGATATCTCGAAGGGTCATTTCTTATTGCCCTAAGCCATAAAGTCGCCTTTATGACTCGGCTTCAAAACCGTGCTTGCACCTTTCAGCGCACACGGCTCCTCAATCTGAAGGTGATTGACATTCATACCAGTCACGATAATCCTTAGCGTTTTTCTTTTGGTGACATTGGATGTGTAGGAGTTGTAGATTGTCGAAACGGTTATTACCGTTTTTACTTTTTGCTGCAATGTGGTCTTCCTGTATTACATCTTCTTGCTTAAAGTGTAATCCGCACCAGTTACATTTCCCTTTTTGACGTTTTAGTAACGCACTTTTTCGGGCGTGTAATATAGGGTTTTTACCCATTCTGGTACTCCAATAGATGTGGTTTCCATCGTAAGGGGAGGCATTTCCTCTGACCAATGTATGCCTTTTTATAGGCGTTTGATTGTGTCTTTTCAGTCTTTCCTCAATACCTTTGTGAGTGAAAATCCAGTTTTCGGTTTCTGACGTTTTCCAGTATTTGTTTTTGACTTTATTCCAAGATTTTATTCTTGGGTGTCTCCGTTTTGCCCATCTTACTAAACAGGAAAATAATAGATGGTCTTGTGTCTCAAATGAATCTTTACTGCATACAGTTGAGTAAAAATTTGTCCATCCTCTAATTACGCTATTGAGTTTCCTAATGAGAACTTCTTGTTTAGAAGCTTTTTCACTTCGGACTATTTTTCGTAATTTCTCATGGTGTTTTTTGAGACTCTCCTTGCTAGGTTTTATGATGGCTTTAAATCCAAGTAATTCGCCTTTAGGAGATTTTCCAGAGCTATTTTTGTCAGCTTTATATTGTCTGAAGTTAAACCCCAGAAAATCAAAGCCTGGTTTATTCCTTTTATGTTCGTCGTAAGTGTGGACAATTTTGGTTTTACTGTCTTTTAGTCTTAAGCCGATAGTCCTTAACCATTCATTTATTAGCTCTTTACAGACCTCAATTACTTTTTGGTCTTCATGTATTACTACAAGGTCATCTGCATATCTGATTAGGATTGGACTGTAAAATTCCTGTCCTTTAGAGTGAAACCAGGTTTGTCTATTTCCTACTCCTAATCTGGGAAATGCTTTCTTGAGTAAGTTTTCCATCCCATGTAAGGCGATATTTGCCAGTAATGGGCTTAGAGTTCCGCCTTGAGGTGTACCTTCTTCTGTTGGGAATAATTGATTTTCATCTATTATTCCTGCCTTTAACCAGGCTTTGATTTGTCTCCTCAATTTAGGATATGTGTTGAGCTTTTTAATTAATTCAGAATGGTTGATTTTGTCGAAGCATTTTTCTATGTCGGTTTCAAGAATAAATTTCTTCTTCTTGGATATACCTGTAAATATTGCTTCTACTGCATCATGGACTGACCTACCAGGTCTGAAACCGTAAGAATGAGGCTCGAATTTAGCTTCCCATTCTGGTTCTAGTGCCATTTTTGCTAAGGTTTGTAATGCTCGGTCTTTTATGGTTGGTATTCCCAAGGGTCTTTTCTCGGATTTTCCAGGTTTTGGTATCCATACTCTTCGTACTGGTTTACTTTTTCCTGTGAATTTGAGTTCCTGAATGAGCTTCCATCTGGCCGACGGTCTTAATGATTTTATTCCGTCTATTCCTGATGTTCTCTTTCCACGATTTTCTTGGGTCACTTTCCTTATGGCTAAGCATTTGGCTGACCATGATGAGGTCAAAATCTTTTGGAGTTTGCGGACGGCAACAATGTCCCCACGTTGACTGGCTCTGTAAATTCGGTTTTGTAGCTTATACACCTTCTTGTTAACGGTTTTCCAGTCGATGTTACTCCACTTTTGTCCGTCGTTTGTGGGTGTTAATACTTTCCTCAATTGGGCATTAGTCATATTACTGTTACTTCCAACTTTACAATCCTTCAAACCGTGAG from Crocosphaera subtropica ATCC 51142 includes these protein-coding regions:
- the recR gene encoding recombination mediator RecR; the encoded protein is MEKSPIYTPPLARLIEQLQRLPGVGPKTAQRLALHILKRPDNEIQALAKALIDAKKRVGLCKVCFHFSEQPVCDICRNPNRDSQTVCVVADSRDVIALEKTREYRGKYHVLGGVMSPMDGIGPEQLYIQPLVRRVTQEGVKEIILAISPTVEGETTTLYIGQLLKPFTKVTRIAFGLPMGGDLEYADEVTLARALEGRRELE
- a CDS encoding helix-turn-helix domain-containing protein is translated as MTLRDIRKARELTQERMAELLKIRQDSISRLEKRSDLLLSTLRSYINEILSVRSL
- the ltrA gene encoding group II intron reverse transcriptase/maturase — its product is MTNAQLRKVLTPTNDGQKWSNIDWKTVNKKVYKLQNRIYRASQRGDIVAVRKLQKILTSSWSAKCLAIRKVTQENRGKRTSGIDGIKSLRPSARWKLIQELKFTGKSKPVRRVWIPKPGKSEKRPLGIPTIKDRALQTLAKMALEPEWEAKFEPHSYGFRPGRSVHDAVEAIFTGISKKKKFILETDIEKCFDKINHSELIKKLNTYPKLRRQIKAWLKAGIIDENQLFPTEEGTPQGGTLSPLLANIALHGMENLLKKAFPRLGVGNRQTWFHSKGQEFYSPILIRYADDLVVIHEDQKVIEVCKELINEWLRTIGLRLKDSKTKIVHTYDEHKRNKPGFDFLGFNFRQYKADKNSSGKSPKGELLGFKAIIKPSKESLKKHHEKLRKIVRSEKASKQEVLIRKLNSVIRGWTNFYSTVCSKDSFETQDHLLFSCLVRWAKRRHPRIKSWNKVKNKYWKTSETENWIFTHKGIEERLKRHNQTPIKRHTLVRGNASPYDGNHIYWSTRMGKNPILHARKSALLKRQKGKCNWCGLHFKQEDVIQEDHIAAKSKNGNNRFDNLQLLHIQCHQKKNAKDYRDWYECQSPSD